Part of the Nicotiana sylvestris chromosome 2, ASM39365v2, whole genome shotgun sequence genome, TGGTCTTTTGCCTTTCCATAGTTCATATGAAGTTTTCTTCAGAATGGGTTGTTAAGACATCTATTCAGGAATGACATGTTGAGGTGACTGCTTTTGCCCAAAAGTGATTTGGCAGAGAATGCTCCAATATCACTGTTCTGGCCATGTCTTACAAAGTTTGATTTTTTCATTCCACTACTCCATTCTATTGAGGTGGTCTAGGTGCTGAGAAATTGTGAGCGTATCCTTGTTCATTGCAGAAATGTTTAAACGATTTGCGCTCAAATTCTCCTTCATAATCGCTTTGTATGGTTGAGATGAAGTATCCTTTTTCACTTTCAATCCTTTTGTAGAAGATCTCAAAATTCTTTAAAATGTATATTACCTATATAACCTTCAAAATTCTTTCAATCCTATTGAGGTGGTCTAGGTGCTGACAAATGTATATTACCTATATAACCTTCAAAATTCTCCTTCAAAATTCTTTCAATCCTTCATATAGATTTTATATTACCTATATAAAATGTGAGTAGTCATCAACAAGAATAAATACATATTGTTTTCCTTTAATGTTAGCAGTTCTAGTAGGTTCAAATAAATTCATTACTAATAACTGTGGAGGCTTGGTTATGGAGACAACATATTTGGGCTTGAAAGATGTTCTAATCTGCTTACCTACTGGCATGCATCACACACATGGTTTCTAGAAAAATGGTATTTGGGAAGACCAATGGCTAGGCCACGTCTGTATGACCAAGTTTCTTATAACAGAGCCTtggatcatcagatatggatgctAGACAAATGTGACTAATCCAAGTTTTCAATACAATCTAGAATATAGATGTTTCCATACCTTTTTCCTGAAAGAATAATTTTACTTGACCAATATTCGATAGATAGTCAGTTTTCTTGAATTTTACTTCATATCTAGAGTCACATAGTTGACTTATGCTCAGCAGATTGTAGTAAGTCCATCTACAAGATATATTTCTGTGATATCACAATTTTTATTAAACGGGACTGTTCCAGTGCCAACAATTTTGCATTTTGAATCATCACCGAACTTGATATTTTCTCTGTTTATTTTTGTGACTTCTTGAATAAATTTTTGTCGCCCATCATATGAATGGAACACATACTATCGAGATACCATTTTCCTTTTTGACTTTTACTGCGGTATTCCTGCAAAAAGAGATTATTGCCTTCTTATAGATACCCAAGCTTTCTTGGATACTTTTTGGTTAGTTCTATTAACATCAAAACTATTTTTAGGCTTCCAGATTCATCCCGTAATATTTAGATGACGAAATTTACAAAAAGAATATTTATGACCAGTTTTATTACAATAATGATATACAATAATGGATTTTTCACCGGATATACTAGCGGTGTTATTGCTAGTAGATTCATTTCCAACAGGTTTTTTTCTAATTGACTTATAAGCCGCCTGATTAGACTTGACGGAACTATGACTGGTGGATTTGCGTATGCCATTGAGTTGCAATTGCAATTCCTAAACTTCATCCTGAAGAATATCTCAATTAATTTCACAAACTTCAAGTTTAAGTTCCAAGTCTTTCTTCTCCCTATTCAGTCtctttaatttatttaaaattttttTAGACTCTTTTAGGGCGATCAAGAATATCCTGTAATTCATTGCATCTTTCATATTCATAAGGTCTTACCTCACTAGATTCACCGCGTTCCATGAAGTAATTTTCTGTGGTTTATCATCATCTGATATGTCTTCAGATGTCTAGCAACCTGAAAATTTGTTCATATCATTTTCTAATATCGTCATGAATTAGCTATTTCATCATATTCTGATCTATTTTTATCTCTCAAACTTCCAAAGAATTTATTTTTGTGAAATTCTTTAAAGGCTTTTCTTTTGAGATCGGGGCATTCAGTTTGCACATGACCAAATTTGCcacattcaaaatatttttcatcGTTCTTGTCTTGTTCATTGTACTATCTGGTTCTTTTGGACAATATTCTTCCTTTCTTGGTTTTCCTGTATCTTCTCATTTGTCCATTCATTATTTTTGAGACCATAGCGACTTTTTCTAAAGTCTCAACTTCATTGTCATTATCATCTTCAGATCCTTCAATCGAGGTTTGGAAAGCAAgtgttctcttcttttcttcttatccTCAGTTTTGTAGATGTGTTTTCTCAAAGGCAATGAGGTCTCCACGCAGTTCATCATAGTACATCTTGTCCAAGTCTTGAGATTCGAGTACAACTATTTTTGTTTACCAAACAGTAAGCAAACTTCTTAGAATTTTTCACATTTGTTCACCACTCAAGTATGGTCTACTAAACGCTTTCAGATCTCCAATGATTTTATTAAATCAGGCTAACATTTTTTCAATAGATTCACCTTCTTTAATTTGAAAAAGTTCATAGTTATGAATCAGTAGATTTATTTGAGTTTCCTTTACTTTATTTGTCCCTTCATAGGTAACTTCCAACTTATCCTACATTTTTTTGCCCGTATAACAACTTGAAATCTTCTTATATTCTTCTCCGCTTATATCGTTGTATAGAATATTCATTAACTTGGATTACTGTCATTTGCTCATCAGATGATCAGTCATCTGTGTCCACCGGATCAGTAGATGTTTGTCCATCTGGTTTCTTGCTAGACTTTACTGCTGGAAGTGGATAAATTTTTTTATTACATGTCATACTTTGACATTATAGGACTTTGCATAGATTTTCATGCGAACCTTTCAATGTGAGAAGTGTTGTCCATTGATATATGGGGGGCCTGCCTATGATGTCCCTTCTTAAAATAGTGCTCCGATAATTACTTGATTTGACATGATATTTTCTCACTAACTGTTAAGCGAAAGACTGAAAATTCGAGACATGCTCTAATACTAATTAAAATTACAAGGAGGATGAACTGTTATCTACTCTTTTCGCGACTAAGTAGTTGTCTGGTTTGCCAATATATTAATCGACTAAGACTAGATGCaaagtaaataataaatataggatgtaAACAACGTAAAGTAAATGACATCGGATATTTTTATACTAGATCAGATTCAttgtgaatcctagtccagtccccttgggtttCAAGAGGGTTCTCTCTTCAAGTTCCttgaaatattttagtacaaGTGAGTTGATGTTGTCAAGTATACACCAACTGCTTCCCAGAACACAAGTGACTTTCTACATTTTGATATAATGTCTTACCAGTGATTTCTCTCTCTTTGTTCTCTCCACTAATTACACAATAAATCTAGAATATACTACAATACTTGTTTGGAGTAGAACAAAAAGCTTGAAGTTGGTTTGATCAAAGTATATATCTTCTGTTGGGTCTTCGACTTTATATATATCTTGAGGGACGATTTGTTAATAGGAGCCTTGACTGGCTTGTTGTCAGTGCTTCTTCCATCGTTTTTTTAGCCGAGGGTCAATCGGAAATAATCTCTCTGCtcttccagggtaggggtaagactgcgtacatcctaccctgCCAAGACCCCATTTGTGAGATTACACCGAATTATTGTTGTTTTAAAGGACAAAAGTTGACATCGCGAGAGCAAAATCTCTAAATCTTAAAATATGCGATAGTAAAAGGTCTCGAAAGAATCTTTATATTAAGGTCTAATAATTTTACAATCTTACTACGAAATAATAAGTTatgaaagaaaattaaataaatgCGCTTAATAAATTAACATTTGAATGATTTAGATTTAAACCAGGCGGAGCCGAAATGTCTCGGAAAATCACAAAGGAGTGAGGACTTCCAATTCCTCAAATTAGGTAGTAGTGGTAGTATTTCATTAGTAAGCATGCTTTACATGACTTTCACCTATCCACCCAATACGCACATGAATATCTCGTGCACGTTTCAAATACTTCCGTTTGAGATTTTCTTTGTTATTCTACTTTGAATATTATCTGAATTTAAATAATATATTCGTCCCTTCGGGGACATCCAATAATAAAATGACATTTTAATAATATATGTTCtataattaatttgttttatctattttaaattttattcttaTTCCAAAAATGGTTAATGACGGTCTCATGCCTCGGGCTAGCGCATTTTAGGTAAAACTCCTCGCTGTAGGAATGTATTTACGTTTTAAAACACTGATAGTTTAATAACTAAAAAATTTGAAATTCTTAACATATTAAGATACGATGTAATACTAAAATATTGATCATTCAATTACCACAGAAGACAATCTCATTTtacaactcttttctttttttaacatATTATCAAATTACATTGACATACAATGACATGTAACTTTCAATTATCACGGGTAATATGATAACTTGAGAAATATAATAATAATCTATAATCAATTAAATAAAATTTTCTATATTACATTTTTTGTGGTATGACCCTTTTCCGGATTCTGTCGGAACGCGACTAGGAATGTTCATAAAAAATCGAAAAATCAGCTAAATCGAAAAACGATCAAGGGTGCTCCTGCTTATCGGTTATACCCTTCGACCCCTATTTTAATTAGCAGCTAGTGAAAAGGTTTCGTTCTTCTGTTTCCTGTCAGTGGTCTAAATCAGCTGTTATAATTAAGGTTTGGAACAAATGAGTATAAGGGAACAAAGTTATGAGCCTTTAGTAATATATGAATAAGAGATATTCGAAATATAAAACCTGATGGTTCCTGTCCTGAAACGAAGGATGCGAAGAAAGTATTGTCGCTTGTCATCATGCTCAATCAGTAATAAGTTGGCTTTACCTCCGGGGATCAGTCCAGCCTTGTGAAGGGAGAGGACTCTGTGGGCCAAACCGAACaaaaaaaatcgatacttttttggtttggtttggttttggttttgaattttaaaaaccgatcaaattggtttggttttaattttaataaaaaataaccaaaaaaatcgAATCAAACCCGCTATAAaattatctatatatatatatatatgtgtgtgtgtgtgtgtgtgtgtgtgtgtatgtgtacaAAGTTTCGAAAATTTTATGGTTTATGTTAATTGTGCAGTTTTAGTCTAGTTCTTTGTTGTTATAATAATCTAGTTCTTTGCCTTTAAATTCtattgattggtagttttcttttgctaagtacaagaatctatttcatgtttaAAATAatctattttaattttaattggtccttaaattattcattattatttgatcaattatcatcaatgtatcttggtaaataatagatttctcaaagaacAATTGGTTTGATAGTGTTACATTGAAAATGTAGTCACCAAAATATGTGTCTTTAGTGTATGTCTCATATTTAAAAAAACAATAAATAACTGAAAAACTCGAAAAAACTACATTAACTGAATCGATAAAAAATGAtttaattggtttgatttggttacGATATTTAAAAAATCAATTTACTTGGTTTGATTTCTTTTTAAGGAAAAAcggatccaaaccgaaccatgaacaccccttaAATGCAGTAAAAATAGCATggtatagccagtttttggactggtcattcaaaaatagccatcgTTTACGAAATCAATGAAAAGTAGcaattattttgctgcaacagagaccggtccagcataatatactggagttcggtgcacctgtgtatgaactccagcatattatgctggaccagtatactttgctgactccagtataatatactggagactggagcaccggtgcttcaaactctagtatattatactagacaattatacttgctggaactccagtatattatgctggagttctagtgtacttatgctggaactccatcatattatgctggagttccagcatacttatcctggaactctagtataatatgctggagttcaagcatacttatgctggaactccagtataacatactggcatattttttgggttttgaatagtgttttcgctcagatttatctttacatgaaaagtgactaaattttgattacttttgaaactgaactatttttgaacgaccagttgtaaatctggctatttttgaatttctcccctaaATGCAGGATACTTTGTGCACTAGAGTTTTTTTCCCGATAATCAattaagagggtgtttggctaagcttataagctggttaaactggcttataagcactttttgccTTAGCTACGCGTTTAGTAAAATTAAAAGttcttataagccaaaaataagccaaaagccataagttggtccccccaacttatcaaattttagcttataagcactttaagtttgaccaaaatatttactattctatccctaaaatacttctttttaaaacaaaactctttgtaTACCCAGTTCTTTAGctacttattattaatttcagcacttctatccaaacacgtaactgcttattttttaaattagtttcagcacttaaaagtgtttttcagcacctaatgcttatcagctattctaaatcagctaagccaaacgggctctaaatctTACTGATAACATATAAAGTTTTATACTCTATAACTTATTTTATAGTGTTGTAGTGTAGCAAGAAGCCCCAAATTCTTGATTTGGCCCGGAAAGACTGCACTGCTTTGGGCCCAGGAAGCGAAGGACTTTCCTGAGGATTCTAAGACCCGATCATTTCCATTTCCGTTCTATATATACCATGTATTTATTTTCCTCATCCTCTTGTACTAGAAAAAAGTACACTTTACTGCACTGTACTATCAAAGCTTCCTTAAAGATCGGGAAAACAATCTTTTTAGGTTCAATCTCTTAATTTAAGAGAGAAAATTCAAGAATAGGGCAAAAAAGAAATGAACAACGGCGGCCACATGCATGGAATGGCTATGGCGCCGCCGCCATCAGCCGCCATGAACAACGGCACAGGAGGAGGCATGATGATGAAGAACCATCGACATATGATGATGCACATGACATTTTTCTGGGGAAAGAATACTGAAATTCTCTTCTCAAATTGGCCTGGATATGATAATTTAGGCATGTACATTTTGGCGCTTTTCGTCGTCTTTTTCATGGCTGTTCTCGTCGAATTTCTGTCTCATAGCAATTACATTAAGGAAAATGCTGATCATGTGAGCGCGGGGTTGATTCAGACAACTTTGTATGGATTGAGAATTGGTTTGGCTTATGTTGTTATGTTGGCTGTTATGTCGTTCAATGGTGGTGTTTTCTTGGTTGCTATTTTTGGACACATGTTAGGGTTCTTGGTTTTTGGAAGTAGGGTTTTCAAGAAATCTTCTAATGAGGGGAAGACTATGGATCTTCCACCAATGAGCTGTAGTTgttgaatttatttatttttattaatggATGTCCTTAGAGTTTTATCTCGTTTATTTTTGAGTATTTGAATtggttttttttaatttttttttttttttttttttttttaacgatTAGACGATCAGGAGGTTATAGTTATTTGAAATCATTAAACAGTTTGAATTTTGTGATAAAGAAATGCTTTAGTATATGTGAAGAATATCTGGTCGCCCCTTTGATTAGAAAGTAAAATCTCTGTCAAAGACAGATCTAAAGGCTTGAACAGTTAGGAATGAAATTGCCTACGGAAAAAGTGAGCTCTTTCTTCTCACCGATGCTTTGGGTGAAACCAATTCCCAGGGTGTGACGGGTGGTGTGTACAGGCCCGGATACATATTCAGCGCGGCCTCTCTCCTTAGTGGTCTACAATCCCAAATGCCTTACTACTAGTCCCTGGTGCCTTGGAGAATCATGGCTTCTAATTGTGAAAGCAGTCACCAATATTTGCATAGGTTGTCTATATTATTATTTCTATTACTTTTTGGGATGCAACCTCTTTCGAGACCCTATGTGAATATGGAATACTTTGTGCACGAAGATGCTCTTTTCTATATGTGAAGAATATCTGGCTTAAAGCGTAAAGGCCTTGATTTTCTTATTAAAGATGAAATCAAGAAGACAACTCTTAACTAGATCCAAATGCTAAATTATAttcatttaattttaattttgtttttcaaGCACTGTCGGCGCTTACAATAGTTGATATTATTAAATAACCTGAATATGAAAGGAAAGGCAATATGAATAGAGTTTTATCAAATCAGCTAAGTCCTTTGCTTTTACGTCATATATTTGGTCTTTGGGAAGCCTTTTCAATTAAAATGTGTTTTCTGAGATGAATATAAGCACCATTGTAAACAAAGTTTAATTCTCATACACTGATTTtgcagcaaaagaatttatacaCTATCGGTAATGTGTATACTCATATTTTTAATCCTTGTATAATTATTGGTGAATATTGATTGATAATACACCCACCTTATTCAGGGAAATGATTATAGTAGTAATTTcgttcttctttaatttttcgtCAATCGCTTATTGGTCACACATCAAGTGAATATTTCCCAAAAAATCACCGAAAGAAATTTTGATGGTGAATTAATAAGTTTTACAATGGCTGCCAgccatacaaagaaaaattaaacCAAAAAATCAATTTCATATTCTAAGAAAACTACTTAGAAGAATATTGATTGCTCATTCATTTTCTTCTCTAATACTCTCTTTTATGTGGTCCCCcatttttttttttccatttaaaACAATTGAATTCCTCAACTAATAAAAGTAGTAGGCACGAATTTTTAGTTCGGCAGCTAGCGTTCTACAATAAGTAAGATGTAGCAATTTACGTTTACGCGTAGGAAAATGATCGATGTTACGTTTACGGTTTGAGATTTTCTCTATTTGGTATCATGACAATTAAGGTTGAGAAAGTCTTCCCAATCGAATTACTTGATCTccatataaataaattaaatgaCAGTTACAGGCTATAGCTAATAGTTGGTAACTTGTTTGTGCCTTTGTGGATATAATATACTGACTTTTTTGGCATTCCTTGTATAAATAGTAAAATCTCACGAATTTAAATTTTCTACATGGACGCcaaaaagtgtcacgacccaaaatttatTAAAGGTTCTAATGGCATCGGACACCGCAGTCAGGCAAGCGAACGATAAATAATTACTTTGgttctcattttagtatttatgAAATCATAACTTCCTTAAGTCAAATAATAAATGGTGAACTTCACAGAGtaaataatactccctccgtttcaatttatgtgaacccatttgactgggtacagagtttaagaaaagagagaagacttttgatcttgtggtgtaaaatgaggcacatatattttgtgtggctataaatcattgtataaaggtaaattgtttctaaataaggAAAGTGGTCATTCTtattggcacggactaaaaaggaaatatgttcacataaattgaaacggagggggTAGTGTTTTTAACAAATTTCAATACAGAATAAACCCATAATAATCTcagaactcggtgtcacaagtgcataacATTTACTGAAAAGTAAAAATAACGTACAATAATTGTCCGGAATAtaaattggacagaaaagaaaatacaagtactctgaaggagactctctgtcacgacccaaactgaagggccatgactagcacccgaccacacttgccgagcaccaacgtacatttcatctaaccttcattattatcttttaaggctgacgagatcaatataaatggtagacctagatcatggacaaccagcaataaaatatgacggcatgaacatacatagcaggggatgaccagacaatcaagaaactacgtataaggtatgagctaccacgctactatgaaagactatacaacaaaaactagccgacaaggcataccaaactatacatgagccgacacctgtctatgagcctctaaaagaacataagtgttgcaacatagccggaacagggccccgacatacccataatgtctataacaaaaattgcataccaagaccaaggcaagtccggagaagggatctcgccaatcaccgctgaactggacagtctactgtggtgggggagctgcacctgcctgtctatcaggacctgcagcacgacatgcagcgtccacaaataaaaggacgtcagtacgaataaagtactgagtatgtaaggcaaggaaccataaatacgatcagtaatgtaagcaaggatagagaatatacaacctgtaacatcttagtacctctgagggctacttacatgaaatgcatgatacatatgtataaatacataaacctttaaagcattcgcctctgtgggcatcatcatcatcatatcgtacccggccataataggctcggtagaatcgtacccggccacgtggagctcggtaaaacccaactgatcagtggttgcacaataggtgtcgtacccggccaactatagcgtggctcggtagagtaaaatagatacatatatataatgcatgctcgactcatggaatcatattctaaacctttcggagtgacgtaaggtcggtatcctttgtacacgttattaggactaactcttcactatgaaccttataagaatcagaaagtaccaataacattgataacataagaataagagaagcaacattaacatcaatcgttccataagagggaaaacaatgtaagtactgctagcttctaagagtagagtatcttggaagatcgttcattacattatgtacaatcggagtcgtgcaaaagaaggaaagggatagcctcacataccttgtatatacttccccaatctcaagctatgcaattgtcaaaactccttagtctacaataagagaaacgatactatcgttatcatttaagcgtcataactattatgtatcgaccacaacctattttacgatgaaacggacaacacctcccctatatatatgacctcacaccattcaaaacagtcaccaaacagcccaaacaacatcaataataaacatattgagcctcccaaaatagtccacacacagcctaatcactccatacatacgacgaccaccgtagtcgtgtcaaacaacctggaaatgttacgaataactatcagcccataaccctacatatatatggtgtttctccacacccttcctcctccaaaactccacaagatagtagtaaaatacgcagcccaacaacaacgcaaaacagtccacaaaacaataacattactaccaagcctttcgatatatatctcacaagttctagcttcaatggcttagccgcaacttggataatcttaaatacatatagagtaagaggttccttacctttatacagaaagaacaactccaatttgaccttaaatttccatgaaatatccctccaatgctgccacaacaacaaaaaagcgaaactagcgatcaattagtgtttttcggcactagaatcactttagaaggcttgaaatcacctaggattgatattaagaacatgagggagtatttacagaacataaaccctttaaaacaacctcccacacgagctggaacgacacaaaaatgagcaacaacaagaagaacaagagacttactagcgccacggaattcccgacacttgatttgtgttgtttgccctttttttgggtcttgaatcttgagagaaccttgagaggatgttcctagggttctaaggtctgaaaatagtgaaaagaaatgacttaaaacgggttggagtcatcctatataggtccaaatatcttaaaccgacttagtgggccccatagagaggtgcttgacgcagtctcgcgaaaacgcaaatatctctctactccgagatcgtatcgatgaacggtttaatgcgttggaaactagactcctagatctttaatttggttggtagatcaccccgtaattccttgtaaattatgagaaaagattagaaacatttgacccaatgtttaagtaaaattatgaacctaagttgcgacaacttttgtcgacttttgtttcataactcgtttgacttcaagacttatgatacggatattatatgattaaaataccttaataaatgacctcttgagtgtattaagcaccgctagattacctaaaaatacgagttacaacatccttgattcgtttaacttctaatactggttaatcacccttatacactcttgtatcacttaagaccaataggattgacttcttatcatctaaaagataattccttcttggatttatgttaactaatatatggcatgaactaacacatgtggatatgggttgtaacaccctcccccccttaggaacattcgtcctcgaatgtaagggtttatggggagtttaaatcatcgtggattccaatggaaatttccgatcaattttcccctataaaatggtcactagc contains:
- the LOC104244096 gene encoding copper transporter 1-like, with amino-acid sequence MNNGGHMHGMAMAPPPSAAMNNGTGGGMMMKNHRHMMMHMTFFWGKNTEILFSNWPGYDNLGMYILALFVVFFMAVLVEFLSHSNYIKENADHVSAGLIQTTLYGLRIGLAYVVMLAVMSFNGGVFLVAIFGHMLGFLVFGSRVFKKSSNEGKTMDLPPMSCSC